The following are from one region of the Tenacibaculum dicentrarchi genome:
- a CDS encoding flavodoxin, with product MKKVGLIYGSDTGMTEEVTHTIVDQWTLSELEVIEVSNVSPADFERFDFIILGLSTWYDGDLQSDWEDYFDEFKTINFTHKTIALFGLGDQYGYGEYFIDGVGMLAEVVLKNGGKIIGKWPTKDYDFSESKALISPGDLFYGLALDEDNEADLTQNRVHQWIHQLQKELLG from the coding sequence ATGAAAAAAGTAGGTTTAATTTACGGTTCAGACACAGGAATGACCGAAGAGGTTACCCATACAATTGTTGATCAATGGACACTTTCAGAACTAGAAGTTATAGAAGTTAGCAATGTAAGCCCTGCCGATTTTGAGCGGTTTGATTTTATCATTTTAGGACTTTCTACCTGGTATGATGGCGATTTACAAAGTGATTGGGAAGATTATTTTGACGAGTTTAAAACCATTAATTTCACCCATAAAACCATTGCTCTTTTTGGTTTAGGCGATCAATACGGGTATGGTGAATATTTTATAGATGGCGTAGGAATGCTTGCTGAAGTAGTTTTAAAAAATGGTGGAAAAATAATTGGAAAATGGCCCACTAAAGACTACGATTTTTCAGAATCAAAAGCCTTAATATCCCCTGGAGACTTATTTTATGGTTTAGCTCTCGATGAAGATAATGAAGCTGATTTAACACAAAATCGTGTGCATCAATGGATACATCAGCTTCAAAAAGAGCTTTTAGGTTAA